The proteins below are encoded in one region of Blastocatellia bacterium:
- a CDS encoding phosphoesterase, protein MKMKVLYHGNCFDGLASAALFSRFYREAVHPDVTFSYQGLMHRADKLFEEELFDGDENAIVDFKYCSSSRLTWWFDHHESAFLNEADEAHFRQDRSGKKYLDPSFRSCTKFIATVTQQRFGWSCPEMDELVRWADIIDGAQYPNAGAAVEMSEPAMRVLLVVEASRDPALSERIIHDFQTKSLARIAAEPYVAEPFESLYEWHLQTIQIIKQHAHTQDGVIFFDVSEHPVEGYNKFIPYYLFPEARYSVGVSLSSARSKVSVGSNPWSPMPRTHNLAQICERYGGGGHAAVAAISFPPDQLARARAVANEIAAELRADHAGQAGLIR, encoded by the coding sequence ATGAAGATGAAAGTGCTCTATCACGGAAATTGTTTTGATGGGTTAGCATCAGCGGCGCTCTTTTCCCGCTTCTATCGGGAAGCAGTTCATCCAGATGTCACCTTTAGCTATCAAGGGCTGATGCATCGGGCTGACAAGCTGTTTGAAGAAGAGCTGTTCGACGGTGATGAAAACGCCATCGTTGATTTCAAGTATTGCAGCTCGTCGCGATTGACATGGTGGTTTGATCACCATGAGAGCGCCTTCCTGAATGAAGCTGATGAAGCGCACTTCCGGCAGGATCGAAGCGGCAAAAAATACCTCGATCCGTCCTTTCGCTCCTGCACCAAGTTCATTGCCACGGTTACTCAGCAACGGTTTGGTTGGTCATGCCCCGAGATGGATGAGCTGGTTCGTTGGGCAGACATTATTGACGGCGCCCAGTACCCCAATGCCGGTGCTGCCGTTGAAATGAGTGAACCGGCCATGCGCGTGTTGTTGGTCGTGGAAGCCTCGCGCGATCCCGCCTTATCAGAGCGCATCATCCACGATTTTCAAACCAAATCGCTCGCTCGCATCGCGGCCGAGCCGTATGTGGCCGAACCATTCGAGTCGCTGTATGAGTGGCACTTGCAAACCATCCAGATCATCAAGCAGCACGCCCATACCCAGGATGGCGTGATTTTCTTTGATGTCAGCGAACATCCGGTTGAAGGCTACAATAAATTCATTCCCTATTACCTGTTTCCAGAGGCGCGCTATAGCGTCGGCGTCAGTCTCTCGTCAGCGCGTTCAAAGGTCTCCGTTGGGTCCAACCCATGGAGCCCGATGCCACGCACACATAACCTTGCCCAGATTTGTGAACGCTATGGCGGCGGCGGTCATGCCGCTGTCGCTGCGATTTCATTTCCGCCGG